The following proteins come from a genomic window of Bos mutus isolate GX-2022 chromosome 21, NWIPB_WYAK_1.1, whole genome shotgun sequence:
- the SKIC8 gene encoding superkiller complex protein 8 — protein MTNQYSILFKQEQAHDDAIWSVAWGSNKKENSETVVTGSLDDLVKVWKWRDEKLDLQWSLEGHQLGVVSVDISHTLPIAASSSLDAHIRLWDLENGKQIKSIDAGPVDAWTLAFSPDSQYLATGTHVGKVNIFGVESGKKEYSLDTRGKFILSIAYSPDGKYLASGAIDGIINIFDIATGKLLHTLEGHAMPIRSLTFSPDSQLLVTASDDGYIKIYDVQHANLAGTLSGHASWVLNVAFCPDDTHFVSSSSDKSVKVWDVGTRTCVHTFFDHQDQVWGVKYNGNGSKIVSVGDDQEIHIYDCPI, from the exons ATGACCAACCAG tACAGTATTCTCTTCAAACAAGAGCAAG CCCATGATGATGCCATCTGGTCAGTTGCCTGGGGgtcaaacaagaaagaaaactctgAGACAGTGGTCACGGGATCCCTGGATGACCTGGTGAAGGTCTGGAAATG GCGTGATGAGAAGCTGGACCTACAGTGGAGTCTGGAGGGCCATCAGCTGGGTGTGGTGTCTGTGGACATCAGCCACACCCTGCCCATTGCTGCATCCAGTTCTCTTGATGCTCATATTCGTCTCTGGGACTTGGAAAACGGCAAACAGATAAAGTCTATAGATGCAGGACCTG tggATGCCTGGACTTTGGCCTTTTCTCCTGATTCTCAGTATCTGGCCACAGGAACTCACGTGGGAAAAGTGAACATTTTTGGTGTGGAAAGTGGGAAAAAGGAGTATTCTTTGGACACAAGAGGAAAATTCATTCTTAGTATTGCATAT AGTCCTGATGGGAAATACCTGGCCAGTGGAGCCATAGACGGAATCATCAATATTTTTGATATTGCAACCGGGAAACTTCTGCATACGCTGGAAG GCCATGCTATGCCCATTCGCTCCTTGACTTTTTCCCCGGATTCACAGCTCCTTGTCACTGCTTCAGATGATGGCTACATCAAGATCTATGATGT ACAACATGCCAACTTGgctggcacattgagtggccACGCATCCTGGGTGCTGAATGTTGCATTTTGTCCTGATGACACACACTTTGTTTCCAG ttcatcTGACAAAAGTGTTAAAGTTTGGGATGTTGGAACAAGGACTTGTGTTCACACCTTCTTTGATCACCAGGATCAG